The sequence below is a genomic window from Leisingera sp. M658.
CGCTCAGCCGTCGCTGGCGGGGCCGGGATGCCATCGACCTCCACCGGCAGAGAACGAGCCTCGTGACCAGGCGACAGATATCCTTTTTCTCCAAAGCCCTTCTGCACCCAATAGTTTAGGACCGTGTCAGACACCTCCATGCCGTCATCCTTCGAGCGCCGTTTGTAGCACGTGCCATCGCCCCTCTCGGGACATTGCTGCGCAATGCCCTGCCGGGCAGTGGATGCCGTGCTTGCGGCACAATTCCTTGGCCCCAATGCCGACTTGGGGTTCCTTCGGGGTGCCAATGATCTGCTCTTCGCTGAATCGGCTTTTCCGCATTGTCTGTCTCCTCGGGTGGAGAACAGGCTAGCGTAGAAACGCGGACATTTCTGGGGAGAAGGTCAGGAGCAGCACCTTGTTATCATCACAACTAACCTCGCCTTCTGCGGCGCCAAGAAGACAAGGCCAGAACCCAGTATATAGTTCTTGCAACTTTCAAGTTGCGCGGGCTGCGAAATTCGAGCGGATGCGAGAACATCCCCGCCCAAGCGAAACCGTGCATGAGTATGCGGGATTGTTAAACATTCTACGTCCCGCCGGCATGTCGCGATACACAAAAAAGCCCTGGCTGTTGCAAGCAAAGCCAGGGCTCTTCGCTAGTCTGCTTTAACTAGCCTAACGGACGACAAATTCTGCATGCAATGCGCCGGCCGCTTTCAGGCTTTTGAGGATATCGATCATGTCCCGCGGCGACACGCCCAAGGCATTCAAACCTGCCACGACTTCGGACAGCGAAGTCGTCTCCGGCACTTCGGCAAGTTGGACGCCCTCTTCTTCCTCAATAGCTGCACCTGTGCGCGGAACAACAACCGTTTCGCCATTTGCGAAGGGATTGGGTTGCACCACCAGCGGTGTCTCTTCGATCCGCAAAGTGAGGTTTCCTTGAGCCACAGCAACACGGGAAATCCGCACATCGCTGCCCATCACGATCGTACCGGAACGCTGATCCACCACAACCCGCGCCTTGCGCTGAGGTTCAACCAGGATGTTCTCGATCCGGCCTACGGCGTGAGCCGTCGAGCGAGTATTTGTTCGCTTGATATCGATCTCGACAGTTCCGGAATCCCGCATCAGGGCAACGTTGCGGCCAAACTCATCGTTGATCGCCCGTTCAATCCGGCCGGCAGTGGTGAAATCCGGCTCCCGCAGGGCCAGACGCATGGAGCTAAGAGAGGACAGATCAAAGCCGATCTCACGTTCGACCCGGGCGCCCGAAGGGATCACACCGGCCGTTGGCACCCCTTGGGTTACCGTGGCCGCGTTGCCTTCGGCAACCGCTCCACCCGCCAGGATTGTACCTTGGGAGACGGCATAAATCTGCCCGTCCGCAGCATTGAGCGGCGTCATGATCAGGGTGCCGCCCAAGAGACTCTTGGAATCACCGATAGCTGACACTGTTACATCAATGGTGCTTCCAACCCGGGCAAAAGGCGGCAGTGTGGCCGTTACAAAGACCGCAGCAACGTTTTTTGGCCGGAACTGCTCACCGGTCACATTGACACCAAGCCGCTCCAGTATGTTGGACATGATTTCTTCGGTAAACGGCGAATTCCGCAGCCCGTCACCGGTGCCGTCCAAGCCGACGACCAGGCCGTAACCGACCAGATCGTTGCCCCGGACGCCATCAAATTCGACCAGGTCCTTGAGACGGATGGTATTTGCCTGCGCCACTGCGGGCAGCAGGAACAGGCAAGTGAAAAAGAGGCGAAGAAATACCAGCATCAGAGATAGTTCAACAATGAGAGCTGCGAACTGCGCGAAGTGATTGTATAAAGACCTTCAAGCTGCGTTTGTGCTTCTTCCAGCCGTGTATAGGTTTCATAGGGATCAGCTGACACCAGGTTGTTTTTGACAATGCTCAGGCTGGTTTTCGAAGCCTCGTTGCGGGTGTTCACCGCTTCAAGCTGTCCTTCGATAAAGCCGACATCCGCTTGCAACTGGATCAGTTTGTCCACGCTATCCGTAAGTTCGCTGCTGGCTTGGCGGACAATGTCGACTTTTACATCGTCCGTCAAACCAAGACTGGGTTCATCTGCCAAAGCTGTAATGACGTAACTTTGCAACGCATGTTTGAGGTTGTCGTCATCAGCGCGGATGCCCAGTGTAACCTGTTCACCCTCGCCCACGGTGACAGGCTGCAGCGAAGTGGTGGAACCGCTGTACATGACAGTGTCGAAGCCAGCTGGATCATCAAACCAGTCCTTCACGGCTTGAATGATGTCATTGCTTGTCGTCAGTCCGGAGACCTCAGTGAGGATGGAACTCATAAGGGTGCCGGTGTCATTGAGCGGCGTAGTATCCGTTGCAGTGCCCGCAAAGACTGCCCGCCCGCCAACGGAGGCATTCAAAAGATTAATTGCACTAGATATTCTTTGCTTGGCTTGACTTCCGAATTGCTCAGCATTGTCCACGTCAATAGCGGACGACAGCGTCAGGATGTCATTCCGCATCGCTTGCACCTGGCTCTGGAACTTGTCGAGGCTGCTTTGTGTTGTGGTGGCAAACAGCTGCACTTCTCTATTGGTGACAGTATAGCTGTCGAGCCGGTTCAAGGTGCTTTCGAGATCCGCCAGATAGGTATAGTCGCCGCCCAGCCGCTCGGTCAGGTTGGACGATTTTCCGGTAGCAAACTCTTCGGAGAGCGTGGTTATTTTCTGCTGCAATTCCGCATTGCGGCTGCGGAGAAAGAGGTGCTGCGCCATATCACCATAGGAATTCAAAATCATGCGTCAGATCCTCAATAGTGTATCCATAAGTTCGTCGACAACGCTGATCACCCGGGCATTGGCCTGGTAGTACTTTTCCACCAGCAACAGGTTCTGCAATTCAGCATCCGTATCAACGCCGAGCCCCAGTTCCGCTTGACTCAATTCGTTGAAACTGGCCGCCGCAAAGGTTGATGCGCGTGACGCTGTTTCATTGTCCTGGGCGAACCGCGACAACAGGTTTGCACTCAGCGTCGAGGCTGTCATGTTCGCCGTGCCCAGCCCGACAGAAGATACCGTCCGGGTGGTGTTCAACGTGTCAGAGTATGCCTGCAGCAAGCTGGAATCACCTGGATCGCCTTGACCCGCTGCATATAGGCCGTCGCGGAACCGCCATGTTTCTCCAGTGCCGTCCAAGGCCACCAGATCATTCAATTCAATGCGGTTAGAGATACCGACGAAGTTTGCCGGGTCATAGAAACCGCCATCATCCGTGAAG
It includes:
- a CDS encoding flagellar basal body P-ring protein FlgI, which codes for MLVFLRLFFTCLFLLPAVAQANTIRLKDLVEFDGVRGNDLVGYGLVVGLDGTGDGLRNSPFTEEIMSNILERLGVNVTGEQFRPKNVAAVFVTATLPPFARVGSTIDVTVSAIGDSKSLLGGTLIMTPLNAADGQIYAVSQGTILAGGAVAEGNAATVTQGVPTAGVIPSGARVEREIGFDLSSLSSMRLALREPDFTTAGRIERAINDEFGRNVALMRDSGTVEIDIKRTNTRSTAHAVGRIENILVEPQRKARVVVDQRSGTIVMGSDVRISRVAVAQGNLTLRIEETPLVVQPNPFANGETVVVPRTGAAIEEEEGVQLAEVPETTSLSEVVAGLNALGVSPRDMIDILKSLKAAGALHAEFVVR
- a CDS encoding flagellin; protein product: MILNSYGDMAQHLFLRSRNAELQQKITTLSEEFATGKSSNLTERLGGDYTYLADLESTLNRLDSYTVTNREVQLFATTTQSSLDKFQSQVQAMRNDILTLSSAIDVDNAEQFGSQAKQRISSAINLLNASVGGRAVFAGTATDTTPLNDTGTLMSSILTEVSGLTTSNDIIQAVKDWFDDPAGFDTVMYSGSTTSLQPVTVGEGEQVTLGIRADDDNLKHALQSYVITALADEPSLGLTDDVKVDIVRQASSELTDSVDKLIQLQADVGFIEGQLEAVNTRNEASKTSLSIVKNNLVSADPYETYTRLEEAQTQLEGLYTITSRSSQLSLLNYL